The Streptomyces sp. NBC_01317 genomic interval CCGCGACGCCGCATGAAGAAGAGGACCCCGCCGCCGACGGCGAGCAGGGCCGCCGCACCCGTGGCGGTCGCCACGACGTCGCCGCTGCCCGTCTCGGCGAGTCCGCCCTGGGCGCTGCTGGACGTCGAGACCACCGGGGACGCCGACTCGGACGCGGAGGCCGAGGTGGAGGCGTTCGGGGACGCCGACTCGGTCTCCGTGGGCGAGACCGCCCCGGGCGCCGTGGTCGACGGCGTCGCGTCCGGGGTCGTCGTCGCGAGCGGAGTCTTCGTGGGAGTCGGGGTCGTGTCCGGGGTCGTCCCGGGCGGAGTCTTCGTGGGGGTCGGCGTGGGAGTCGGGACGGTCTGCGTGGTGCAGTCCTTCGTACCGCCGTTCCAGGACGCGATCAGCTTGTCCTTGATGACCGGACGGCTCGGACCGATCGGCAGGTCGCCGTGCTCGAAGCCGTCGTTCGCGTCCTTCTTCCCGTCGAACTTGACGCTGCCGCGGTAGAGGTCGACCTGCGCGAAGCAGCCGACGTCCGGGACGGCTATGTCGAGGGTGTCGGTCACGCTCTGCTTCACGTTCACGGTGTCGAAGTCGTGGAAGACCTGCTCGCCGGAGGTCGCCCACGTCGCCCCGAACGTACGGTACGAGGCGAGCGAGGCCGTGCAGGACTCCGCGTCGCCGGCGGCGCGGACCTTCACGTGCACCTTGCCGTCCTCGGACGGCTTGAGGTTGAGGTCGTCGACCTGGACGGAGGCCTTCCAGGCCACGCCGTCGAGGGAGAACTCACAACGGTCCGTCGCGGTCTTCACACCGGCGCCCGTCCCCGGCTTGTAGTCCGAGGGGTGACCCTTGTCCCAGCCGTCGCCGCCCGGGCAGTCGCCCGCGTACGCGGACGTGGCGGCCACGGCGGACAGGGCGACGGCCGCGGCGCTGACCCCCAGCAGACGCCACATGGTGACATGACTCGCTTTGGGCATGAAGAATCCAATCCTGGCTTCACAAAAGCCCGGCGCGGGCACGCGGAAAGGCGACGCCTCCCAGAAGGGCACAGCCTCTCGGGAGGGCACACTGATGCCGCGCAGGGCTGGATGGTCGAGGGCGCTCGGGGAACCACGGTCGGGTCCCCGGAGCACATCAGGCATCGTGGGTCCTGCGGTGCCGGCGTGTCAACTCCCGTCACACCGCTCACAATTCGCTGGTCAGTGAGGAGTCCCTCGGTGCGT includes:
- a CDS encoding LPXTG cell wall anchor domain-containing protein; this translates as MPKASHVTMWRLLGVSAAAVALSAVAATSAYAGDCPGGDGWDKGHPSDYKPGTGAGVKTATDRCEFSLDGVAWKASVQVDDLNLKPSEDGKVHVKVRAAGDAESCTASLASYRTFGATWATSGEQVFHDFDTVNVKQSVTDTLDIAVPDVGCFAQVDLYRGSVKFDGKKDANDGFEHGDLPIGPSRPVIKDKLIASWNGGTKDCTTQTVPTPTPTPTKTPPGTTPDTTPTPTKTPLATTTPDATPSTTAPGAVSPTETESASPNASTSASASESASPVVSTSSSAQGGLAETGSGDVVATATGAAALLAVGGGVLFFMRRRGEARSH